One Microbacterium marinum genomic window carries:
- a CDS encoding circularly permuted type 2 ATP-grasp protein, with translation MSVLRDYATAVSQPTLPFASTARYDEVVDADGTLRPAWRSLASLALGLTREEITRVDGEIVRFLADDGVSYARAGDDLQPWRLDPMPFVLDAAGWSRIEVGLAQRAELLNALLVDLYGEQTVLRDRLIPAAAVVGHSGFVRAAARRASTEGAPDRTPLLLSAADLGRDAAGEWHVLADRVQAPSGLGYAAENRRVISQVLPDLLDEDALHRMDPYFAALRAALIAAAPEERPHPRIVVLSPGPLSETAFDQAFLANALGFPLVQGSDLVVRDGSVWMKPAGWPAKTPAERVDVILRRVDAEWCDPLELRAGSRLGVAGLAEAARRGRVRLVNGLGAGVLENPALLPYLPAVCEHLLGEQLRLPSVPTWWLGDPDARRDVLPRVQAGDPDLDVRLIDDPRRALALRPEELVERIASEPHRFAAQQRLPLSQAPVWGGGGAASALPITLRGFAIRFGSTYRPLVGGLATVQGAGDAAPRTKDVWVLKADEGDADQGLTDVASLPTTRSDPAFSPRALSDMFWTGRYAERTEDLLRLVLATQATLDQPGAHSAARTRDAVQVLLSALASLAGRREEDPELEFRSLLLQAARPGSAAHSIARLRDAMEGVRDQLSGDTWRVFSNIERAMRALRSSPHPHRTAESAGRMLAAMLSLYGVTANMIRDAGWHMIEAGRYLERGIQLSRLLADTLATPRSVRADRDVLESLLVTAESVVTHRRRYRGTTRAADVAELLLLDPDNPRSLAFSLAALRSHLAALPASTGSSRAERLLDQLETWLAEIDAAELTLVDGGHRPRLTEALTEVVAQLEQLSDAIGHLHFEAGPPPMSLDEISLIEVRP, from the coding sequence GTGAGTGTGCTCCGTGACTACGCCACGGCCGTGTCGCAGCCGACGCTGCCATTCGCGTCGACCGCGCGCTACGACGAGGTCGTCGACGCCGACGGCACGCTCCGGCCCGCCTGGCGCTCGCTCGCCTCGCTCGCCCTCGGGCTCACCCGCGAGGAGATCACCCGCGTCGACGGGGAGATCGTGCGATTTCTCGCCGACGACGGCGTCTCGTACGCCCGCGCGGGCGACGACCTCCAGCCGTGGCGGCTCGACCCGATGCCGTTCGTGCTCGACGCGGCGGGATGGTCGCGCATCGAGGTAGGACTCGCTCAGCGGGCGGAACTCCTCAACGCGCTCCTGGTCGACCTGTACGGCGAGCAGACCGTCTTGCGCGATCGGCTCATCCCCGCCGCAGCCGTCGTCGGTCACTCCGGCTTCGTCCGCGCCGCCGCGCGCCGGGCATCGACAGAGGGCGCGCCCGACCGCACGCCGCTGCTCCTTTCGGCCGCCGACCTCGGACGCGATGCGGCGGGCGAGTGGCACGTCCTCGCCGATCGGGTGCAAGCACCGTCCGGCCTGGGCTACGCCGCGGAGAACCGCCGGGTCATCTCGCAGGTGCTGCCCGACCTCCTCGACGAGGACGCGCTCCACCGGATGGATCCGTACTTCGCGGCTCTGCGCGCGGCCCTCATCGCCGCCGCGCCAGAAGAGCGCCCCCACCCGCGGATCGTCGTGCTCTCCCCCGGCCCACTGTCGGAGACCGCCTTCGATCAGGCCTTCCTCGCCAACGCCCTCGGCTTCCCCCTCGTGCAGGGCAGCGACCTCGTCGTTCGGGACGGGAGCGTGTGGATGAAGCCCGCCGGCTGGCCCGCCAAGACGCCGGCGGAACGCGTCGACGTCATCCTCCGCCGAGTGGATGCCGAATGGTGCGACCCCCTCGAGCTGCGCGCGGGATCGCGGCTGGGCGTCGCCGGGCTCGCGGAGGCCGCGCGCCGGGGCCGGGTGCGGCTCGTCAACGGGCTCGGTGCCGGCGTACTCGAGAATCCCGCGCTCCTGCCCTACCTGCCCGCGGTCTGCGAGCACCTCCTCGGCGAGCAGCTGCGGCTTCCCTCCGTGCCCACCTGGTGGCTCGGCGATCCGGACGCGCGCCGCGACGTGCTCCCGCGGGTGCAGGCCGGCGACCCCGATCTCGACGTCCGCCTCATCGACGACCCCCGTCGCGCGCTCGCGCTCCGTCCCGAGGAGCTCGTCGAGCGGATCGCCTCGGAGCCACACCGGTTCGCGGCGCAGCAGCGTCTCCCCCTGTCGCAGGCCCCCGTTTGGGGCGGCGGCGGCGCGGCATCCGCTCTGCCGATCACCCTGCGCGGCTTCGCGATCCGCTTCGGCTCGACCTACCGGCCGCTCGTCGGGGGCCTCGCGACGGTGCAGGGCGCCGGCGATGCCGCGCCGCGCACGAAGGACGTGTGGGTCCTGAAGGCCGACGAGGGCGACGCCGACCAGGGCCTGACAGACGTCGCATCGCTTCCGACGACCCGCAGCGACCCCGCGTTCTCGCCCCGCGCCCTGTCGGACATGTTCTGGACCGGCCGCTACGCGGAGCGCACCGAAGACCTGCTGCGTCTGGTGCTGGCCACGCAGGCCACGCTCGATCAGCCCGGCGCGCACAGCGCGGCCCGGACGCGCGACGCCGTCCAGGTCCTCCTGTCGGCGCTCGCCTCCCTCGCCGGGCGCCGCGAGGAGGATCCCGAGCTCGAGTTCCGCTCGCTCCTCCTGCAGGCCGCCCGGCCGGGATCGGCGGCGCATTCGATCGCGAGGCTGCGCGACGCGATGGAGGGCGTCCGCGATCAGCTCTCCGGCGACACCTGGCGGGTGTTCTCGAACATCGAGCGAGCGATGCGCGCCTTGCGGAGCTCGCCTCATCCGCATCGGACCGCCGAATCCGCCGGCCGCATGCTGGCGGCGATGCTGTCGCTGTACGGCGTCACCGCGAACATGATCCGTGACGCCGGGTGGCACATGATCGAGGCCGGTCGGTATCTCGAACGCGGCATCCAACTGTCCCGCCTACTCGCCGACACCCTCGCGACACCCCGCTCGGTGCGCGCGGACCGCGATGTCCTCGAGTCGCTGCTCGTGACGGCGGAGAGCGTCGTCACCCACCGTCGCCGCTACCGGGGCACGACTCGCGCAGCCGACGTCGCCGAGCTGCTCCTCCTCGATCCCGACAACCCGCGCTCGCTGGCCTTCTCGCTCGCCGCACTCCGGTCCCACCTGGCGGCGCTTCCCGCTTCGACGGGAAGCAGTCGTGCCGAACGGCTCCTCGACCAGCTGGAGACGTGGCTGGCCGAGATCGACGCGGCCGAGCTGACCCTCGTCGACGGCGGTCATCGCCCCCGGCTGACCGAGGCGCTCACCGAGGTCGTCGCACAGCTCGAACAGCTGTCGGATGCCATCGGGCACCTCCACTTCGAGGCCGGCCCCCCGCCGATGTCGCTGGACGAGATCTCGCTCATCGAGGTGCGACCGTGA
- a CDS encoding transglutaminase N-terminal domain-containing protein: MKRYRVWHRTAYTYSDAVHDSVGQFHLTPRDLPWQQVTASEVTVAPSPGDISPDVDYFGNSSTYFHVTDPHEALTIESTSEVTVATPDYDAAALAAPWELARPLHHPELPGAWQATEYALESDRARHVAAATAYGAVSLTPGRRIGEAATDLMRRIFRDFDYDKTATTVTSTVADALEARAGVCQDFAHVALACLRAHGVAARYVSGYLATQPPPGKERVFGADASHAWLAVWLPGTDQWLAIDPTNDQWADDRYVTVAWGRDYGDVSPVKGIIFTEAKTSTLRVQVDVAPVG, from the coding sequence GTGAAGCGCTACCGGGTGTGGCATCGCACGGCGTACACGTACAGCGACGCGGTGCACGACAGCGTGGGCCAGTTCCACCTCACGCCACGCGATTTGCCGTGGCAGCAGGTCACGGCATCCGAGGTGACGGTGGCGCCCTCCCCGGGCGACATCTCGCCCGACGTGGATTACTTCGGCAACTCGTCGACATACTTCCACGTCACCGATCCCCACGAGGCGCTCACCATCGAGTCGACCAGCGAGGTGACCGTCGCCACCCCCGATTACGACGCCGCCGCCCTCGCGGCGCCGTGGGAGCTCGCCCGCCCCCTCCACCACCCCGAGCTGCCGGGAGCGTGGCAGGCGACCGAGTACGCGCTCGAGTCGGACCGGGCCCGGCACGTGGCTGCAGCCACTGCATACGGTGCGGTTTCGTTGACGCCGGGCCGGCGGATCGGCGAGGCGGCGACCGACCTGATGCGGCGGATCTTCCGCGACTTCGACTACGACAAGACCGCGACGACCGTGACCAGCACGGTCGCCGACGCGCTCGAGGCACGCGCCGGCGTCTGCCAGGACTTCGCGCACGTCGCCCTCGCCTGCTTGCGCGCCCACGGCGTCGCGGCGCGATACGTGTCGGGCTATCTCGCGACGCAACCGCCACCGGGCAAGGAACGGGTCTTCGGCGCCGATGCGTCCCACGCTTGGCTGGCGGTGTGGCTTCCCGGCACCGACCAGTGGCTCGCCATCGATCCCACGAACGACCAATGGGCGGACGACCGGTACGTCACGGTGGCGTGGGGTCGCGATTACGGCGACGTCTCGCCCGTGAAGGGGATCATCTTCACCGAGGCGAAGACCTCGACCCTGCGCGTGCAGGTGGACGTCGCCCCCGTCGGCTGA